From Brassica rapa cultivar Chiifu-401-42 chromosome A06, CAAS_Brap_v3.01, whole genome shotgun sequence:
AAGACTTCGAGAACCGATGAGTGGATACGTTCTTTAGTAAACGCGAAGACTTGGTTCCATTCAGGAAGAGTTGTCTTTCTATCAAAGTGTTTTGTTCTTCCCTTGTAGTTACCGAGCTTGACCTCCACGTAAGGATCACACCCTCCAGTGATTAAACCAGGTGGAAGCTCTTTGGCTCTAACGACTCGAACGTAGAGATAAAACATCTGTTCCACTAGATCGTATGTGCCTGTGAATCTCTCTGCAGCGTTTGTGTTTGGCCATCTCTCTCCGAGTTCGAGGTTCATGTCTTTCACCTTGAAGTCTTCTGGGTCAATACCACCGTATGGTTGCAAGTGGTTGGCGTTGTGAGGGGGCTGAGGAGGTTGGTTAGGTCCACGTGGCTGCTGAGAGTGAAGCTGGCTAGCTCCACGTGGATGCTGGTTAGCTCCACGAGAGTGTGGTGTGTTGGTTTCTTGAGGGTTTTCACGAGACCGGAGGCGAATGGAATGCATTGGTGCAGGCCGAGGAAGGACTTCTTGTCTATGTAGTGTTTGAACAGCTTCTTGAACTTGTTCAGGTTCTGCTTCTTTCTGTTTACCTTCTACTCCTTCGCTGGCTGAATCAGAAAGATCTTCTTGCTCTGCTGATGCAAAGCTCTCTCGAGAGTCTTCTGCTTCGGAATCAGTAAGCTCTTCTTCTACTACAGAAGAGGATTGCGTTGGGGTGGAGTATGGTCTTGAAGGAGAAGGAAGAGGAGAGCGCTGGTCTTGTTCAGACGATGAGATATAGAATTTGAGACCAATCTCGCCTTTAACAGAAGCGAGAACAGACTTCTTCTCCAACGCGAAGCGCTGGTACACTTGTTCACCTTCTTGAACGATGTTAGAGAAAGAGATCTTGACTCTACCGAGGAAGCTTCTACCGGGAAGAGGTCTTCTCTCGTGGTAGACAGAGACTTCAACGTGGTGGTTGTGATGGTTGTTTCTCACTTTGTGATCGTAATCAAAGTAGAGTTTCTGGTTCCAGACAGGGTTAAGAGTTTTGGGCACGGTTCTTGTTTTGCTCAGCTGGTTGAGGAAATCAACTTCTACAAAAGGACTTGCTGAGCCTTGGCCATCTCTGGGCATAAGGTTTTGAGCATCAACAACGTGTACGACTAGTTTGGTGGTGTTTCTCATGGTGAGGTTTTTTCTTGGTTTCTTGGGTGACAAGGGAGATTTAAAGAGGGAAAGAATCGTTAGGAGAGAAAACTCATAAGGGAAGAAAGGAATGTATTCTGATTAAACTATCAGAAATTAAAGTTTGTTTGTGTGTTCAAGTAAAGAATGGGATGATGAAGAAGCTGCCCTTTTTGGTCCGTGATTGAGCTACAAGCTTTTGGATGATTCTCTCTAGGAAGATGTGTTTTGGAGGAAAAGTATAAAGTTATTTTTCCTCCAAGTGTAAAGTTTTTTTGGTCTCTGCAAATGATTACAAGTCGTGCAAGTTCAGGTATTGGCACATGCCTTCTTTCACTACTAAGTTTTTTAACACCGACTTGTGGTAAATTAACTTTGGATGATTCTGGAGACTTTTAACATGAGATAGTGAATCTTCTTAGCGCACAAAGATCAAAAGGTGACTCCTGGAAAATCTCGCTACTGAGGTTTCTTATACGTTTATAACAAATAGATTTGTGCTGATAGTTTCTATGCAAAGTTTAACGCAAACAATCCATTTAATTTCATAAAGGTAATATAACAAAGTCTTGACTTTGTTTTCTATGTTTGAGAGTCAAATGATAATATGGACTAACCTCACAATGAAGGAATGACTACTTCTTCAAAACAGTAACCTGTCTTCAGGAAAACACAATGTCATGAACCGAATAGACCAAAGGTGCATGCTCGCTTCAAACAGTCAAACATAACACGTCCTAAGTAATGCTACATCGCTCTGCGCTTTTGGAGAACCGGCAACAACAAAGCAGCTTTGTCCTATGTCTGTAGCGTTCCATCGAATGAGATTTACTTGCATGGTTTGCGGCGGGAATGACATTAACAGGGCAAAAGCAAGACACGATTCAGTTGAAATGATTCAAATGAAAACCCCCCATTTGATGCCCCTGAAGCTCAAGTTCATAAAGTTAGAATGTGGTCTCTCGACAATGTCATGTTTGGTTTCACCGTAGCAAACATTGCAGGCCAACTTACTACTGCCACCTCGGTCTCTGACCTGCCGGGACCATATCTTCAGCTAGAGAACAATCAGAGTCATATCTGGATAACCGATAATTTTCTGACACTTCCTCTTCCTCTCCTTCAGACCAATCCGGATAAACAATCTTGCCACTCTTCTTCCCAAAATCATCGTCAACAGACTTTCGATACACCCCTCTACTTCTATCAAGACGCCCTTCATTCATCATATCCGCAAACTTCTCCCTGATGTCAACAAGAGGATGCCTTTCAACGAGCTTCCGCCTATCATAACCTTCTCTAAGGATCACCGTCTGCGTATCACACTTCATAGAAATGTAGAAAATCCCCGGGTGACGCTCAAACACTTTGGTGAACTTCTGCGGAAGCGCAAACGGCTTACGAAGATTGCTCACGTTTTTCCTCTCCATCTTCTTCCCAACCGTCAGATGAAGAAGCTCGTGAAACACTCCAACGTTCCTCTTCTCCGACAAATCAGTCCTCGGATCTAAATGAGACGCGTCGACGTAAGGCGACGTGTAAGGGAGTCTCTGCCATTCTTGCAGCCACTCCATGCTCTTCCTCTTTAACCCAAACCCTCTCGTAAACTTAACCGGGAAGGACATATgatcaccatcaccatcatcacTCCTCATGTGGTGTGAAACAGCGAGACCTTCGTCCCAATGTAACAGCTTCAAACCGACGAGATCACTAGACAACTTAACCAAACAGAACAACTCCTGGTGGTTACGAACCAACGAACCTTTGTAATCATACGGCAAACCCAAATCCCATCTGAGATGATCTACGGAATGCAGAGGAAGCGTTCTCTCGCTCGTGAGCATAAGAAGCTTACACAGCCTCGACACAACATCCTCTTCATTCACCCGCACAACGTTAACCTCTTCACTGTAAAGCTCTATCGCCTCGGAGGTTAAACCGAAAC
This genomic window contains:
- the LOC103874925 gene encoding protein WHAT'S THIS FACTOR 9, mitochondrial, with the translated sequence MRWLLQRTVSFSTTFPKFRQGFGFIQTCGLVNVKLKWVKDKELDAVVAREKHLKAVCNLVSIISSSHDTKAPIFHLNTHRGQLGLPQELKLAAFIRRYPNIFVEHCCRDGGGTRVPCFGLTSEAIELYSEEVNVVRVNEEDVVSRLCKLLMLTSERTLPLHSVDHLRWDLGLPYDYKGSLVRNHQELFCLVKLSSDLVGLKLLHWDEGLAVSHHMRSDDGDGDHMSFPVKFTRGFGLKRKSMEWLQEWQRLPYTSPYVDASHLDPRTDLSEKRNVGVFHELLHLTVGKKMERKNVSNLRKPFALPQKFTKVFERHPGIFYISMKCDTQTVILREGYDRRKLVERHPLVDIREKFADMMNEGRLDRSRGVYRKSVDDDFGKKSGKIVYPDWSEGEEEEVSENYRLSRYDSDCSLAEDMVPAGQRPRWQ